A part of Salvelinus alpinus chromosome 23, SLU_Salpinus.1, whole genome shotgun sequence genomic DNA contains:
- the LOC139550383 gene encoding ETS-related transcription factor Elf-1-like isoform X1, whose product MSSMLQQTELIFEFASDHVNNGLQLDEHLAYPAVIVEQIPQSHLLSYTGLACEQTHTEDHLLTTVEDSESGDEETMETLVAAETLLNMDSPDSLSLDQQHYTQLYVPALGDVITSPVTHQLTVSAEGLVGALGQPQWVTLQRETVAEQPKKKRAKKSKRPESPTPDITFKRGKYSKGNTMFLWQFLIELLQDRQACPRYIKWTNRHAGIFKLVNSKAVARLWGKHKNKPDMNYETMGRALRYYYQRGILNKVEGQRLVYQFASLPKDMVFISDDEDQEDQDHHEEEEDDDDDGVPDDPEDSLPYSDQSLDDLGSYEHSFLPPPQATRGCLPRSRQTSIGPAAAQRRRPGPKPKTQPPAPSLAHRRTVLRPPGGSLIQQQHLPIVSAEMLRTLQNVQSLQPGQHGSVFRTAQLLGSLCERQAASAEQTTSQIVTLQLQPSTDCGVGCPETANQYQPLAP is encoded by the exons ATGTCTTCCATGCTGCAGCAGACGGAACTCATCTTTGAGTTTGCCAGCGACCACGTGAACAATGGACTACAG CTGGATGAGCACTTGGCCTATCCTGCAGTGATAGTGGAGCAGATCCCACAATCCCACCTGCTCTCCTACACAGGCCTGGCCTgtgagcagacacacacagaagacCACCTGCTAACAACAG TGGAGGACAGTGAGAGTGGCGATGAGGAAACCATGGAAACACTGGTGGCAGCTGAGACTCTCCTCAACATGGACTCCCCTGACTCCCTCTCTCTGGACCAACAGCACtaca CCCAGCTGTACGTCCCCGCCCTGGGTGATGTCATCACGTCACCCGTTACCCACCAGTTGACGGTGTCAGCGGAAGGCCTTGTGGGAGCTCTGGGCCAGCCCCAGTGGGTCACGCTGCAGAGGGAGACTGTTGCTGAGCAACCAAAGAAGAAGAGAG CTAAGAAATCCAAAAGGCCTGAATCTCCCACACCGGACATCACATTCAAGAGGGGCAAATACAGCAAAG GTAACACTATGTTCTTGTGGCAGTTCCTGATTGAGCTTCTCCAGGACAGACAGGCCTGCCCACGTTACATCAAATGGACCAATCGGCATGCAGGGATCTTTAAGCTGGTCAACTCCAAGGCTGTGGCCAGACTCTGGGGCAAACACAAGAACAAACCAGACATGAACTATGAGACCATGGGCCGAGCACTCAG GTACTACTACCAGCGTGGGATTCTGAACAAGGTAGAGGGTCAGAGGCTGGTCTACCAGTTTGCCTCTCTGCCCAAAGACATGGTCTTCATCAGCGACGACGAAGACCAGGAGGACCAAGACCatcatgaggaagaagaggacgatgatgatgatggcgtCCCAGATGACCCAGAGGACAGTCTGCCCTACAGCGACCAATCCCTGGACGATTTAGGGTCCTACGAGCATTCTTTCCTTCCCCCTCCCCAGGCTACCAGAGGCTGTCTGCCTAGGTCCAGACAGACCAGCATAGGTCCAGCAGCAGCCCAGCGGCGCCGACCCGGCCCAAAACCCAAGACCCAACCCCCAGCCCCGTCCTTAGCCCATCGCAGGACAGTCCTCCGGCCACCAGGGGGCAGTCTGATCCAGCAGCAGCATCTGCCTATAGTCTCAGCTGAGATGCTGCGGACTCTGCAGAACGTGCAGTCTCTGCAGCCTGGTCAGCATGGGTCAGTCTTCAGAACTGCTCAGCTGCTGGGGAGTCTGTGTGAGAGACAGGCTGCTAGTGCAGAACAGACCACCAGTCAGATAGTGACTCTGCAGTTACAGCCCTCCACTGATTGTGGAGTAGGATGCCCCGAGACAGCTAATCAGTATCAGCCACTTGCCCCATAG
- the LOC139550383 gene encoding ETS-related transcription factor Elf-1-like isoform X2 — translation MSSMLQQTELIFEFASDHVNNGLQLDEHLAYPAVIVEQIPQSHLLSYTGLACEQTHTEDHLLTTVEDSESGDEETMETLVAAETLLNMDSPDSLSLDQQHYTQLYVPALGDVITSPVTHQLTVSAEGLVGALGQPQWVTLQRETVAEQPKKKRGNTMFLWQFLIELLQDRQACPRYIKWTNRHAGIFKLVNSKAVARLWGKHKNKPDMNYETMGRALRYYYQRGILNKVEGQRLVYQFASLPKDMVFISDDEDQEDQDHHEEEEDDDDDGVPDDPEDSLPYSDQSLDDLGSYEHSFLPPPQATRGCLPRSRQTSIGPAAAQRRRPGPKPKTQPPAPSLAHRRTVLRPPGGSLIQQQHLPIVSAEMLRTLQNVQSLQPGQHGSVFRTAQLLGSLCERQAASAEQTTSQIVTLQLQPSTDCGVGCPETANQYQPLAP, via the exons ATGTCTTCCATGCTGCAGCAGACGGAACTCATCTTTGAGTTTGCCAGCGACCACGTGAACAATGGACTACAG CTGGATGAGCACTTGGCCTATCCTGCAGTGATAGTGGAGCAGATCCCACAATCCCACCTGCTCTCCTACACAGGCCTGGCCTgtgagcagacacacacagaagacCACCTGCTAACAACAG TGGAGGACAGTGAGAGTGGCGATGAGGAAACCATGGAAACACTGGTGGCAGCTGAGACTCTCCTCAACATGGACTCCCCTGACTCCCTCTCTCTGGACCAACAGCACtaca CCCAGCTGTACGTCCCCGCCCTGGGTGATGTCATCACGTCACCCGTTACCCACCAGTTGACGGTGTCAGCGGAAGGCCTTGTGGGAGCTCTGGGCCAGCCCCAGTGGGTCACGCTGCAGAGGGAGACTGTTGCTGAGCAACCAAAGAAGAAGAGAG GTAACACTATGTTCTTGTGGCAGTTCCTGATTGAGCTTCTCCAGGACAGACAGGCCTGCCCACGTTACATCAAATGGACCAATCGGCATGCAGGGATCTTTAAGCTGGTCAACTCCAAGGCTGTGGCCAGACTCTGGGGCAAACACAAGAACAAACCAGACATGAACTATGAGACCATGGGCCGAGCACTCAG GTACTACTACCAGCGTGGGATTCTGAACAAGGTAGAGGGTCAGAGGCTGGTCTACCAGTTTGCCTCTCTGCCCAAAGACATGGTCTTCATCAGCGACGACGAAGACCAGGAGGACCAAGACCatcatgaggaagaagaggacgatgatgatgatggcgtCCCAGATGACCCAGAGGACAGTCTGCCCTACAGCGACCAATCCCTGGACGATTTAGGGTCCTACGAGCATTCTTTCCTTCCCCCTCCCCAGGCTACCAGAGGCTGTCTGCCTAGGTCCAGACAGACCAGCATAGGTCCAGCAGCAGCCCAGCGGCGCCGACCCGGCCCAAAACCCAAGACCCAACCCCCAGCCCCGTCCTTAGCCCATCGCAGGACAGTCCTCCGGCCACCAGGGGGCAGTCTGATCCAGCAGCAGCATCTGCCTATAGTCTCAGCTGAGATGCTGCGGACTCTGCAGAACGTGCAGTCTCTGCAGCCTGGTCAGCATGGGTCAGTCTTCAGAACTGCTCAGCTGCTGGGGAGTCTGTGTGAGAGACAGGCTGCTAGTGCAGAACAGACCACCAGTCAGATAGTGACTCTGCAGTTACAGCCCTCCACTGATTGTGGAGTAGGATGCCCCGAGACAGCTAATCAGTATCAGCCACTTGCCCCATAG